A window from Vibrio cortegadensis encodes these proteins:
- a CDS encoding cytochrome C assembly family protein, which yields MDSLIAIVAAILYVMAIAMIVPGLAHQTGIRAKTVLVSASLALLFHAWLLGDLILNGSGQNLSILNVASLISFIISVVMSAAMLKTRLWFLLPVVYSFAAINLSAATFLPSTFVTHLENDPKLLIHISFALFSYSTLTIGALYALQLAWLDYKLKNKKALSINPNLPPLMMVERQLFKIILIGTALLTGTLITGFVFVQDMFAQGKAHKGILSFIAWIIYSVLLWGHYHKGWRGRKVTWFAVAGATLLTLAYFGSRFVREIILN from the coding sequence ATGGACAGCTTAATTGCTATAGTTGCAGCGATTCTCTACGTGATGGCAATCGCGATGATCGTACCGGGCCTTGCACATCAAACCGGGATCCGAGCAAAAACGGTATTAGTTAGCGCTTCTTTGGCGTTGCTTTTTCATGCTTGGTTACTCGGCGATCTGATTCTGAATGGCTCAGGACAGAACTTAAGTATTCTCAACGTTGCCTCTTTGATAAGCTTTATTATCTCAGTGGTCATGAGTGCTGCCATGCTAAAAACCCGCCTGTGGTTCTTATTACCTGTGGTTTATAGTTTTGCTGCTATCAATTTAAGTGCCGCCACATTTTTACCAAGCACCTTTGTTACCCACCTTGAAAATGATCCAAAACTACTGATTCATATCTCTTTTGCTCTATTTTCTTATTCAACTCTAACCATTGGTGCTTTATATGCACTTCAATTAGCCTGGTTAGATTACAAACTGAAAAATAAGAAAGCACTGTCTATTAATCCAAACCTTCCCCCTTTAATGATGGTTGAAAGGCAACTTTTCAAGATCATTTTAATTGGAACAGCATTATTAACCGGAACCTTAATCACTGGTTTTGTGTTCGTACAAGATATGTTTGCTCAAGGGAAAGCGCATAAAGGTATTCTCTCTTTTATTGCTTGGATTATTTACTCTGTACTTTTATGGGGTCACTACCATAAAGGATGGCGCGGAAGGAAAGTCACTTGGTTTGCCGTTGCTGGTGCCACTTTGCTAACTCTTGCCTATTTTGGTAGCCGATTCGTGCGAGAAATCATTTTAAACTAG
- a CDS encoding HlyC/CorC family transporter, which produces MDDISTGILFALLACLIVISGYFSGSETGMMSLNRYRLKHLASTGHKGAKRVEKLLSRPDRLIGLILIGNNLVNILASAIATIIGMRLYGDLGVAIATGALTMVVLVFAEVTPKTLAALYPEKVSYASSILLGILMKLLSPLVILVNFITNGFIRVLGIKVKHGAKDHLSSEELRTVVNEAGNLIPRRHQDMLVSILDLEHVTVNDIMVPRNEITGIDINDDWKSIVRQLTHSPHGRIVLYRDQIDEVVGMLRLREAYRLMLEKNEFNKETLLRAADEVYYIPEATPLNVQILKFQRNKERIGLIVDEYGDINGLITLEDILEEIVGEFTTSIAPSLSEEITPQNDGSFLIEGSANIRDINKGLKWTLPTDGPRTLNGLILEHLEDIPESHLSVQVSNHPMEIVELEENRIKLVRVFPSLEESA; this is translated from the coding sequence TTGGACGACATATCTACGGGTATCTTATTTGCGCTACTCGCGTGTCTCATTGTTATTTCAGGTTATTTTTCAGGTTCAGAAACTGGGATGATGTCTCTGAATCGTTACCGCCTAAAGCATTTAGCCAGTACTGGTCATAAAGGGGCGAAACGTGTAGAAAAGCTATTGAGCCGACCTGATCGTCTTATTGGCCTAATCTTAATCGGTAACAACCTTGTCAATATTTTAGCCTCAGCGATTGCCACGATCATTGGCATGAGGCTGTATGGGGATCTTGGGGTTGCCATTGCGACTGGTGCGTTGACTATGGTCGTACTCGTTTTTGCTGAGGTGACACCAAAAACGTTAGCAGCACTTTATCCAGAAAAAGTGTCATATGCGAGTAGTATCCTGCTTGGCATCTTAATGAAACTTCTGTCGCCCCTCGTCATTTTAGTCAACTTTATTACTAACGGCTTTATCCGAGTGCTTGGGATAAAAGTTAAACATGGCGCGAAAGATCACCTAAGCTCTGAAGAATTAAGAACCGTCGTGAATGAAGCGGGGAATCTTATTCCACGCCGTCACCAAGATATGTTGGTGTCTATCTTAGATTTAGAGCATGTCACGGTGAATGACATTATGGTGCCGCGTAATGAGATTACTGGTATCGATATTAACGATGACTGGAAATCGATCGTTAGGCAACTCACTCACTCACCTCATGGTCGCATAGTGCTATACCGAGACCAAATAGATGAAGTGGTGGGTATGCTTCGCCTACGTGAAGCGTACCGTCTGATGCTTGAAAAAAATGAATTCAACAAAGAAACGTTATTACGAGCAGCCGATGAGGTGTATTACATTCCGGAAGCGACACCACTGAATGTCCAAATTCTAAAATTCCAACGCAATAAAGAGCGAATTGGTCTGATTGTCGACGAGTATGGTGACATTAATGGCTTAATCACTTTAGAAGATATTTTAGAAGAGATTGTCGGTGAGTTTACAACATCCATTGCGCCTAGTTTATCGGAAGAGATCACGCCACAGAATGATGGCAGTTTCTTAATTGAAGGTAGTGCCAATATTCGAGATATCAACAAAGGGCTAAAATGGACATTACCTACCGATGGACCAAGAACATTAAACGGGTTGATATTGGAACATTTAGAAGATATTCCTGAAAGCCACTTAAGTGTGCAGGTCTCTAACCACCCAATGGAAATCGTTGAACTCGAAGAGAATCGCATTAAATTGGTCCGTGTTTTTCCTTCACTTGAAGAATCTGCTTAG